One Patescibacteria group bacterium DNA segment encodes these proteins:
- a CDS encoding DUF2283 domain-containing protein, producing the protein MNKQQGKISYDRGSRVLSLAVGKGKSVDSDIRGNVVIDVDKKGNPVRVDIHSFSFDAFRAGKGKLEHFLGSKARVVQLR; encoded by the coding sequence ATGAATAAACAACAAGGAAAAATTTCGTACGATCGAGGAAGTAGAGTGCTTTCTCTCGCCGTAGGTAAAGGCAAAAGCGTTGATTCTGATATCAGGGGCAATGTGGTCATTGATGTTGATAAAAAAGGCAATCCGGTACGCGTAGATATCCATAGTTTTAGTTTTGATGCTTTTCGTGCAGGCAAGGGCAAACTAGAACATTTCCTCGGTTCCAAGGCCAGGGTTGTCCAGTTGAGGTAA
- the fusA gene encoding elongation factor G — protein sequence MARDYPLDRIRDIGIIAHIDAGKTTVSERVLFYTGVSHKIGEVHEGEAVMDWMEQERERGITITSAATTCFWRPTYLPEAHKNKDHEYRINIIDTPGHVDFTVEVERSLRVLDGGVVVFDGVAGVEPQSETVWRQADKYKVPRMCFINKLDRTGASFERSFNSIIERLTPNAVAVQLPIGLEGDFAGVIDLLRMKAFRFEGDHGDKIVTEEIPANLKADADRYRHILLEKIVETDDVLTEQYLEGKEISFDNLQKALRAATIGYKIVPVFCGSALKNKGVQLMLDGVVDYLPSPLDRPPVVGKDPNTDADIIRETSDEAPFSALAFKLQTDPFVGQLTYFRIYSGVIEAGSYIYNATKDQKERVGRILRMHANHREEVKEMHAGEIGAIVGLKSTTTGDTLTDPEHPIILERIIFPEPVVDLKIEPKTKVDQERMGFALKRLSEEDPTFRISSNGETGETIISGMGELHLEILVDRMRREFKVEANVGKPQVAYKETIRKKAEAEGKYIKQSGGRGQYGHVRLRVEPNETGKGFEFINEIKGGAIPQEFIPAVQKGIRESLDRGVVAGFPIVDVKVALYDGSYHDVDSNEAAFKIAGSMGFQEAAKRADPVLLEPIMKVEVIVPADFMGEVTGDINSKRGRIERMEDRLNLKVIDAKVPLSEMFGYVTNLRSRTEGRGSYTMEFSSYEEVPKNVSADIIAGKK from the coding sequence ATGGCACGCGACTATCCTCTCGATCGTATCCGTGATATCGGCATCATTGCTCATATCGACGCCGGCAAGACTACGGTCTCCGAGCGTGTTTTGTTTTACACCGGTGTATCGCACAAGATTGGTGAAGTACACGAAGGTGAAGCGGTCATGGATTGGATGGAGCAAGAACGAGAGCGTGGTATCACAATCACCTCAGCTGCAACTACCTGTTTTTGGCGCCCGACCTATCTTCCGGAAGCGCATAAAAATAAAGATCACGAATATCGTATCAATATCATCGATACTCCAGGCCATGTGGATTTTACCGTCGAGGTTGAGCGCTCACTACGCGTACTCGATGGCGGTGTGGTTGTCTTTGATGGTGTTGCCGGCGTAGAGCCGCAGTCAGAAACGGTGTGGCGTCAGGCAGACAAGTACAAAGTGCCGCGCATGTGTTTCATCAACAAGCTCGATCGCACGGGCGCGTCATTTGAGCGCAGTTTTAACTCGATCATTGAACGACTCACACCAAATGCAGTCGCCGTACAACTTCCTATTGGTTTGGAAGGGGACTTCGCGGGTGTCATCGATCTTTTGCGTATGAAGGCATTTCGTTTTGAGGGTGATCACGGTGACAAAATTGTCACCGAAGAAATCCCCGCGAATCTCAAAGCCGATGCTGATCGGTATCGCCATATCTTGCTCGAAAAGATCGTCGAGACGGATGATGTACTCACCGAACAATATCTCGAAGGCAAAGAAATTTCATTTGATAATTTACAAAAAGCTTTGCGCGCCGCAACCATCGGGTACAAAATCGTACCGGTATTTTGTGGCTCCGCACTCAAAAACAAAGGCGTACAGCTCATGCTTGACGGTGTGGTAGATTATTTGCCAAGCCCACTCGATCGGCCACCGGTAGTGGGCAAAGATCCCAACACCGATGCTGATATCATCCGCGAGACATCTGACGAAGCGCCCTTTTCAGCGCTTGCGTTTAAGTTGCAGACTGATCCCTTTGTAGGTCAGCTGACTTATTTTCGTATCTATTCGGGTGTTATCGAGGCGGGTTCGTATATTTACAACGCGACCAAAGATCAAAAAGAGCGCGTAGGCCGCATCTTGCGCATGCATGCAAACCACCGCGAAGAAGTAAAAGAAATGCACGCAGGCGAGATTGGCGCCATCGTAGGTCTCAAATCAACTACTACCGGTGATACGCTCACCGATCCTGAGCATCCAATAATCTTGGAGCGCATCATATTCCCCGAACCTGTTGTAGACCTCAAGATCGAACCAAAGACCAAAGTAGACCAAGAGCGCATGGGCTTCGCACTCAAGCGCCTTTCCGAAGAAGATCCGACATTCCGCATCAGTAGCAATGGCGAGACCGGCGAGACGATCATCTCGGGTATGGGTGAATTGCACCTCGAGATTCTTGTCGATCGTATGCGCCGCGAGTTTAAGGTTGAGGCCAATGTCGGCAAGCCGCAGGTAGCGTACAAAGAAACCATCCGCAAAAAGGCGGAGGCGGAGGGCAAGTACATCAAGCAATCAGGTGGTCGCGGTCAGTACGGCCATGTGCGCCTTCGCGTTGAACCAAACGAAACCGGCAAAGGTTTTGAATTTATCAACGAGATCAAGGGTGGCGCGATCCCCCAAGAGTTTATCCCCGCTGTACAAAAAGGTATCCGCGAATCACTCGATCGCGGTGTGGTTGCGGGCTTCCCGATTGTGGATGTCAAAGTGGCACTCTACGATGGCTCATACCACGATGTAGACTCAAACGAAGCGGCGTTTAAGATCGCGGGTTCTATGGGCTTCCAAGAGGCCGCCAAGCGCGCCGATCCCGTACTGCTCGAGCCAATCATGAAGGTAGAAGTTATCGTACCCGCAGACTTCATGGGTGAGGTGACGGGCGATATCAACTCAAAGCGCGGACGCATCGAGCGCATGGAAGACCGCCTCAACCTCAAAGTTATCGACGCCAAAGTGCCGCTCTCTGAGATGTTTGGTTATGTGACCAATTTACGATCACGCACCGAAGGACGCGGGTCATATACTATGGAATTCTCTTCATACGAAGAGGTACCAAAAAATGTGTCGGCAGATATTATTGCTGGTAAAAAGTAA
- the rpsS gene encoding 30S ribosomal protein S19: MSRSLKKGPYIDAKLLAKVKKLPANAKATVIKTWARSSQISPEMIGNTFGVHNGKDFINVTIAEEMVGHRLGEFSPTRKFTRHGGKMQKEIEAAAKVKEQDAAKAVKAGTATK, translated from the coding sequence ATGTCACGATCACTCAAAAAAGGACCCTATATCGACGCAAAACTTTTGGCCAAGGTCAAAAAACTTCCCGCGAACGCAAAGGCGACGGTTATTAAAACTTGGGCGCGTTCTTCTCAAATCTCTCCTGAGATGATTGGGAATACATTTGGCGTACATAACGGCAAAGATTTTATCAATGTCACGATTGCCGAAGAAATGGTCGGGCACCGCTTGGGTGAGTTTAGTCCTACACGCAAGTTTACCCGCCATGGCGGTAAGATGCAGAAAGAAATCGAAGCGGCAGCAAAGGTCAAAGAGCAAGATGCCGCAAAAGCTGTCAAAGCTGGTACCGCTACTAAATAA
- the rplD gene encoding 50S ribosomal protein L4 produces MEAPLYNQKGDTVGKIALSDALFAVRWSPTLVHETVIQIQANRRKAIAHVKDRGEVRGGGKKPWRQKGTGRARHGSTRSPLWVGGGVTHGPSKDKNFTTKINKKARRKALAAALSHKFKDGEIIFVDALATEKPKTKEAAVFLKAFGKAIGKETFGVKGGRTLILTAKSQPETVRAFRNLPFVEIMEARNINVEEALLPKYLVFTKDAVATIAR; encoded by the coding sequence ATGGAAGCTCCACTCTACAACCAAAAAGGTGATACGGTCGGCAAGATTGCTCTTTCTGATGCTCTTTTCGCTGTTCGTTGGAGCCCAACACTCGTACACGAGACCGTTATCCAGATCCAGGCAAATCGCAGGAAGGCGATCGCTCATGTTAAAGATCGTGGTGAAGTGCGTGGTGGTGGCAAAAAGCCTTGGCGCCAAAAGGGTACGGGGCGAGCCCGACACGGTTCTACTCGCTCACCGTTGTGGGTTGGTGGTGGTGTGACTCACGGTCCATCAAAGGACAAAAATTTTACGACAAAAATAAATAAAAAAGCACGCAGAAAAGCTCTTGCGGCTGCCCTCTCACACAAATTCAAAGACGGCGAGATTATTTTTGTAGACGCGCTCGCAACCGAAAAACCAAAGACCAAAGAGGCAGCAGTATTTCTCAAGGCTTTTGGCAAAGCAATCGGCAAAGAGACTTTCGGTGTAAAAGGTGGCCGTACACTCATCTTGACCGCAAAGTCACAGCCCGAGACTGTTCGCGCGTTTCGCAACTTGCCATTTGTTGAGATCATGGAGGCGCGCAACATAAATGTCGAAGAGGCGCTCTTGCCAAAGTATTTGGTATTTACCAAAGACGCGGTAGCAACGATTGCTCGCTAA
- the rplV gene encoding 50S ribosomal protein L22: MTKVHAYLNSLRIAPRKVRLVTDMVKGMDVRVAEVQLRSLPKRGAEPILKLIRSAVANARHNAKVAEAIPLVITDFRVDEGRTLKRSMPRARGRAFPIRKRTSHISLTLEAQEPMSGGKK; the protein is encoded by the coding sequence ATGACCAAAGTTCACGCATATCTCAATTCGCTCCGCATCGCACCCCGCAAGGTGCGCTTGGTTACTGATATGGTCAAAGGTATGGATGTGCGTGTAGCCGAGGTACAACTCCGCTCGCTTCCAAAGCGCGGCGCCGAGCCGATTTTAAAATTGATCCGCAGTGCCGTTGCCAACGCTCGCCACAATGCCAAGGTTGCCGAGGCGATTCCGCTCGTCATCACTGATTTTCGTGTGGATGAAGGTCGTACGCTCAAGCGCTCGATGCCACGCGCGCGTGGACGAGCGTTTCCTATCCGCAAGCGCACGAGTCATATTTCATTAACTCTTGAAGCTCAAGAGCCAATGTCAGGAGGTAAAAAATAA
- the tuf gene encoding elongation factor Tu has translation MATEKFDRSKPHLNVGTIGHVDHGKTTLTAAILHCLALAGNKVRVEDVSQIDNAPEERARGITIALHHSEYESAKRHYAHIDAPGHADYIKNMITGAAQMDGAVLVVAATDGPMPQTREHILLAKQVGVPTIIVFLNKCDAVDDPELIDLVEQEIRELLTKYDYPGETTPIIRGSALKALEGKTVDDPAVKAVLELANQLDNYIPEPVRDLEKPFLMPVEDVFSIEGRGTVVTGKIERGQVKVGEEIEIIGIRDTQKTVVTGIEMFNKSLDEGRAGDNAGLLLRGLKKEDVERGQVLAKPGSVTPHTEFEAEVYILTKEEGGRHTPFFAGYKPQFYIRTTDVTGEVTLPQGTEMVMPGDTMKFQVKLVQPVALEEKQRFAIREGGKTVGAGVVTKITK, from the coding sequence ATGGCAACGGAAAAATTTGACCGTTCAAAGCCGCACCTCAATGTGGGAACCATTGGTCATGTCGACCACGGAAAGACCACACTGACGGCGGCAATCCTCCATTGCTTGGCACTCGCCGGAAACAAGGTGCGTGTTGAGGATGTGAGCCAGATTGACAACGCACCCGAGGAGCGGGCGCGTGGTATTACTATTGCACTCCACCACTCAGAGTATGAGTCGGCAAAGCGCCACTACGCGCACATTGATGCACCTGGTCACGCAGATTACATCAAAAACATGATCACCGGTGCCGCCCAGATGGACGGCGCAGTGCTTGTGGTAGCCGCCACTGACGGCCCTATGCCACAGACGCGTGAGCATATCTTGCTCGCAAAACAGGTTGGCGTACCTACGATCATCGTATTTCTCAACAAGTGCGATGCAGTAGACGATCCAGAGCTTATTGATCTCGTCGAACAAGAAATTCGCGAGCTTCTCACCAAGTATGATTACCCAGGTGAAACGACCCCGATCATTCGTGGGTCAGCGCTCAAGGCACTTGAGGGCAAGACTGTTGATGATCCTGCGGTCAAAGCAGTACTTGAGCTTGCAAACCAGCTTGATAACTATATTCCTGAGCCAGTTCGCGACCTCGAAAAGCCATTCTTGATGCCAGTAGAAGATGTGTTCTCTATTGAAGGACGCGGTACTGTCGTCACCGGTAAGATCGAGCGCGGTCAGGTAAAGGTGGGCGAGGAAATTGAAATCATCGGTATCCGCGACACCCAAAAGACGGTCGTCACTGGTATTGAAATGTTCAACAAATCTCTTGACGAAGGTCGGGCAGGCGACAACGCAGGTCTCCTCCTTCGTGGTCTCAAAAAAGAAGATGTTGAGCGCGGTCAGGTTTTGGCGAAGCCAGGATCAGTCACCCCTCACACCGAGTTTGAGGCAGAGGTATATATCCTCACCAAAGAAGAAGGCGGACGCCACACGCCATTTTTCGCGGGCTACAAGCCACAGTTTTACATTCGCACCACTGATGTGACCGGCGAGGTAACCCTTCCACAGGGCACCGAGATGGTTATGCCAGGTGATACGATGAAGTTCCAAGTAAAACTCGTACAGCCGGTAGCTTTAGAAGAAAAACAGCGCTTTGCTATCCGCGAGGGTGGTAAGACTGTCGGTGCTGGTGTTGTTACCAAAATCACCAAGTAA
- a CDS encoding response regulator, which produces MYQPMKILLVDESAEDRARVRKKLKDAEPDAVLLETDSFAEARVIANEERPDIMVIEIVAGRGFRPGMQLVSGMRETHPQMPIIIYSRETMTGIAEAAVKLGAMAFVPKSSGVPNELTDTVRAYALPH; this is translated from the coding sequence ATGTACCAACCCATGAAGATACTACTCGTGGACGAAAGTGCCGAGGATCGGGCACGCGTACGCAAGAAGCTCAAAGACGCCGAACCGGACGCAGTACTGCTCGAGACAGACAGCTTTGCGGAGGCGCGAGTCATCGCAAACGAAGAGCGTCCTGACATCATGGTCATCGAGATTGTGGCGGGCAGAGGGTTTCGGCCCGGCATGCAGCTCGTCTCGGGCATGCGCGAGACACACCCCCAGATGCCCATCATCATCTACTCACGCGAGACGATGACTGGCATCGCCGAGGCGGCGGTGAAGCTGGGAGCTATGGCGTTCGTACCGAAGTCATCGGGCGTGCCCAACGAGCTCACCGACACCGTGCGAGCCTACGCTCTCCCCCACTAG
- the rplW gene encoding 50S ribosomal protein L23, translating to MALLPFLKKKEKIEKHDHEGHDHDHAEQKPMTRFEGVERAVLIAPHVTERARQLSEVGQYVFRIATTANKQAVRKAVERAYKVHVTGVRIVTAHEKPRRRGLTVGVKRGYKKAVVALRKGEAIDIF from the coding sequence ATGGCACTCCTCCCCTTTTTAAAGAAAAAAGAAAAAATAGAAAAACATGATCACGAAGGTCATGACCATGATCACGCCGAGCAAAAACCTATGACGCGTTTTGAGGGTGTTGAGCGCGCGGTACTTATCGCTCCGCATGTTACCGAGCGCGCACGCCAGCTCTCTGAAGTCGGTCAGTATGTATTTCGTATTGCTACGACAGCCAACAAACAAGCAGTTCGTAAGGCAGTCGAGCGCGCGTACAAAGTGCATGTTACCGGTGTCCGTATTGTGACTGCGCATGAAAAACCACGCCGCCGTGGGTTGACGGTGGGTGTTAAAAGAGGGTATAAAAAGGCGGTGGTGGCACTCCGCAAAGGCGAGGCCATCGATATTTTTTAA
- the rpsQ gene encoding 30S ribosomal protein S17 — protein MITKHIQKLKGTVVSAKMQKTVVVEVARLKKHPKYHKFMRVSKRYKAHIEDNSLKEGDKVILMPIPRMSRDKRWTAVKQTT, from the coding sequence ATGATTACCAAACACATCCAAAAATTAAAAGGTACGGTAGTCTCGGCCAAAATGCAAAAGACCGTGGTTGTTGAGGTTGCGCGTTTGAAAAAACACCCCAAATATCATAAGTTTATGCGTGTCTCAAAGCGCTATAAGGCGCATATTGAGGACAACTCTTTGAAAGAAGGGGACAAGGTCATCTTAATGCCGATTCCTCGTATGTCGCGCGACAAGCGCTGGACAGCGGTAAAGCAAACCACATAA
- a CDS encoding DUF4258 domain-containing protein — protein MRYILSPHAKLRMKERSIQQSLLEGTLANPTKVLYDARGRLMFKKLYKKRHTTRLLIVVGEKVKDTLRVITVIETSKIKKYL, from the coding sequence ATGAGATATATTTTGTCGCCCCATGCAAAGTTGCGCATGAAGGAGCGATCGATACAGCAGAGTCTTCTTGAGGGAACTCTGGCGAATCCAACAAAAGTATTATATGATGCAAGAGGTAGATTAATGTTTAAAAAACTCTATAAAAAGCGGCATACAACGAGACTATTGATAGTTGTTGGTGAAAAAGTAAAAGACACACTGCGCGTTATTACGGTTATAGAAACATCTAAAATTAAGAAATATTTATGA
- the rplC gene encoding 50S ribosomal protein L3: MKKFILGKKLEMSQIFKDDGTVIPVTVIQAGPVEISQVKGKEKDGYEAVQVLFGKTRKEFRTEDSYEKGGKIDVSVFAEGDFVKVSGTMKGRGFQGVVKRHGFKGAPKSHGTKHAHREPGSIGAVWPQRVLKGTRMGGRMGGTRITVENLMVAKVDAEKNLLYVRGAVPGARGTLLEISA; the protein is encoded by the coding sequence ATGAAAAAATTCATCCTCGGTAAAAAGCTCGAAATGAGCCAAATATTCAAAGACGACGGCACAGTAATCCCTGTGACCGTCATTCAAGCTGGCCCCGTCGAGATCTCTCAAGTAAAGGGCAAGGAAAAAGACGGTTATGAGGCAGTACAAGTCCTTTTCGGCAAAACTCGCAAAGAATTTCGTACGGAAGATTCATACGAAAAAGGCGGCAAAATCGATGTTTCGGTTTTTGCGGAAGGGGATTTTGTAAAAGTATCAGGCACCATGAAGGGTCGTGGTTTTCAAGGCGTGGTCAAGCGCCACGGCTTCAAGGGTGCTCCTAAGTCCCACGGTACCAAGCACGCCCACCGCGAGCCGGGTTCAATCGGTGCAGTATGGCCTCAGCGCGTACTCAAGGGTACTCGTATGGGTGGTCGTATGGGTGGTACTCGTATTACCGTAGAAAATCTGATGGTCGCCAAAGTCGATGCTGAGAAAAACTTACTGTATGTACGCGGCGCGGTTCCGGGCGCTCGTGGTACACTCTTGGAAATTTCTGCATAA
- the rpmC gene encoding 50S ribosomal protein L29, protein MKAKELRTKTDTELLDILKTTNQKIAESTFHHLRARSKNVKEVRELKRERARILTLMGEKKS, encoded by the coding sequence ATGAAAGCAAAAGAATTACGAACAAAGACTGATACTGAACTCCTCGATATTTTGAAGACAACCAATCAAAAGATCGCCGAGTCCACTTTTCACCACCTCCGCGCGCGTTCCAAGAATGTCAAAGAGGTGCGTGAATTAAAGCGAGAACGCGCACGCATTCTCACACTTATGGGAGAGAAAAAATCATGA
- the rplP gene encoding 50S ribosomal protein L16, protein MLVPKKVKHRKWQKGRSRKRIVETRGVKVSFGQYGLKADSAAWVNSRQIEAARKVLTRCMQKTGKLWIRIFPDKPITRRPPEVTMGGGKGAPDHYVFPVRPGRVLFEVDGMTQEAAREAMRKAGAKLPVKTKFVIRG, encoded by the coding sequence ATGTTAGTCCCAAAAAAGGTCAAGCATCGCAAATGGCAAAAGGGGCGCTCTCGCAAGCGCATTGTTGAGACGCGTGGCGTTAAAGTGTCTTTTGGTCAATACGGTCTCAAGGCTGACAGCGCTGCGTGGGTTAACTCGCGCCAGATCGAAGCAGCTCGCAAGGTCCTTACGCGTTGTATGCAAAAGACTGGCAAGCTCTGGATCCGCATTTTCCCTGACAAGCCAATCACGCGTCGCCCTCCGGAAGTAACTATGGGTGGCGGTAAGGGTGCGCCTGACCACTATGTGTTTCCTGTGCGTCCCGGTCGCGTACTCTTTGAGGTAGACGGCATGACCCAAGAGGCGGCACGCGAGGCGATGCGCAAGGCAGGCGCCAAATTACCCGTCAAAACCAAGTTTGTAATCCGCGGGTAA
- the rplN gene encoding 50S ribosomal protein L14: MVQPRSLLVVADNTGARIIRVFKVLGGTRKRYARIGDIVVASVQIAEPRKLLKKKEIVRAVIVRQRAPLRRKDGSYIRFDDNAAVVIDAKGEPRGGRIFGPIARELRDLGYTKIISLAEEVL; the protein is encoded by the coding sequence ATGGTACAACCACGATCACTATTGGTAGTAGCAGATAATACGGGTGCACGCATCATCCGTGTATTTAAGGTGCTCGGTGGTACTCGCAAGCGCTATGCGCGCATCGGCGACATTGTGGTTGCATCAGTACAGATAGCCGAACCCCGCAAACTTCTCAAGAAAAAAGAAATCGTTCGCGCGGTCATCGTGCGCCAACGCGCACCATTACGCCGCAAAGACGGCTCGTACATCCGTTTTGATGACAACGCGGCGGTGGTGATTGACGCAAAGGGCGAGCCACGAGGCGGTCGTATTTTTGGTCCTATCGCGCGCGAGTTGCGTGACCTCGGATACACCAAGATTATTTCACTTGCGGAGGAGGTACTCTAA
- the rplB gene encoding 50S ribosomal protein L2: protein MKSYAPTTPSRRHMTGINYREVLTHGAKPEKSLTQGRKRHVGRNSAGRITVRHKGGGHKRVYRIVSFAYDKRDIPGRVASIEYDPNRTAFIALVIYPDGEKRYVLAGREMKQGSTILYSEKAPVKPGNATVLSRMVPGTYVYNIEFKPGGGGRMIRSAGSSAEVVAQEGRTTTLKMPSKEVRKISSAVWGTVGALSNEEHMFITIGKAGRSRWLGIRPTVRGSAMNPVDHPYGGGEGAQPQGTRRPKNMWGKGTRGVKTRNKKKYSQQFIIKRRPTKQNG, encoded by the coding sequence ATGAAATCCTACGCACCTACAACTCCATCACGCAGGCACATGACTGGTATCAACTACCGGGAAGTTTTGACGCACGGTGCGAAGCCTGAAAAGAGTTTGACGCAGGGGCGTAAGCGCCATGTTGGCCGCAACAGCGCGGGCCGTATCACGGTGCGTCACAAGGGTGGTGGTCACAAGCGCGTCTATCGCATTGTTTCTTTTGCGTATGACAAGCGCGACATTCCAGGCCGCGTCGCTTCTATTGAGTATGATCCAAACCGTACCGCATTTATCGCGCTCGTTATCTACCCTGACGGTGAGAAGCGCTATGTACTCGCTGGCCGCGAGATGAAGCAAGGGTCAACTATTTTGTATTCTGAAAAAGCTCCCGTAAAGCCGGGCAACGCGACCGTGCTCTCACGCATGGTGCCGGGCACCTATGTGTACAATATCGAGTTCAAACCGGGTGGTGGCGGTCGCATGATTCGCTCAGCTGGATCGTCAGCCGAGGTTGTAGCGCAGGAAGGCCGTACCACGACTCTGAAAATGCCGTCAAAAGAAGTACGCAAGATATCTTCTGCGGTGTGGGGGACGGTTGGCGCGCTTTCAAATGAAGAGCATATGTTTATCACAATCGGCAAGGCAGGCCGCTCGCGCTGGCTTGGTATTCGCCCGACTGTTCGTGGATCAGCTATGAATCCTGTCGATCACCCGTACGGTGGTGGTGAAGGCGCACAACCGCAAGGTACGCGGCGTCCCAAGAACATGTGGGGTAAGGGTACGCGTGGTGTAAAAACTCGCAACAAGAAGAAGTACTCACAGCAGTTTATTATCAAGCGTCGTCCAACCAAGCAAAACGGTTAA
- the rpsC gene encoding 30S ribosomal protein S3 translates to MGHSVHPYAHRVGILRDWRSRWFNTKQYTTFLKEDVTLREWLMKKLRVQMISGIEIERSRNAMQVIIRTPRPGLLIGRGGEGIERLKKDIHKKFAIKDFRITIEEVRNPFGDAASVARLVAQDLEKRLPFRRTLKINIQKVMTSGAAKGIRIQVSGRLDGSEMGRVEWLRDGSIPLQTMRADVEFARERAILPYGTVGIKVWLYKGEVFADDKKGRKEK, encoded by the coding sequence ATGGGACATTCAGTACATCCATACGCACATAGAGTTGGGATCCTTCGTGACTGGCGCTCACGCTGGTTTAACACGAAACAATACACTACTTTTTTGAAAGAAGATGTCACACTTCGCGAATGGTTGATGAAAAAACTTCGTGTGCAGATGATTTCTGGTATTGAGATCGAGCGCTCACGCAACGCCATGCAAGTGATTATCCGCACACCCCGCCCCGGTCTTTTGATCGGTCGTGGCGGTGAGGGGATTGAGCGTCTCAAAAAAGATATTCACAAAAAGTTTGCCATTAAAGATTTTCGCATCACGATTGAGGAAGTTCGTAATCCATTTGGTGACGCCGCATCGGTTGCGCGTCTGGTAGCACAAGACCTCGAAAAACGCCTACCGTTTCGTCGCACACTCAAGATAAACATCCAAAAGGTGATGACCTCGGGCGCGGCCAAGGGTATTCGTATCCAAGTCTCGGGCCGTCTTGATGGCTCAGAGATGGGTCGCGTCGAATGGCTTCGTGACGGATCGATTCCGTTGCAGACCATGCGTGCCGATGTAGAATTTGCCAGAGAGCGTGCCATATTGCCATATGGTACCGTCGGCATCAAAGTTTGGCTGTATAAAGGCGAGGTATTTGCCGATGATAAGAAAGGACGCAAGGAGAAATAA
- the rpsG gene encoding 30S ribosomal protein S7, which translates to MRRKRNYKRDIMPDPKFGDETLAKFINHLMIGGKKSTARTCMYDALDEIAKIQKTEDPMAVFNAALTNVGPQVEVKSRRVGGANYQVPREVRGDRRMTLAMRWIIAASRAKKGKPISKRLADEFMLASKNEGTAIKKKLDTHRMAEANKAFAHFAW; encoded by the coding sequence ATGCGTAGAAAACGAAATTACAAACGAGATATCATGCCAGATCCAAAATTTGGTGACGAGACACTCGCAAAGTTTATCAACCACCTCATGATTGGTGGCAAAAAATCAACCGCGCGTACATGCATGTACGACGCGCTTGATGAGATCGCAAAAATCCAAAAGACCGAAGATCCTATGGCGGTATTCAACGCAGCGCTTACCAATGTGGGCCCGCAGGTTGAAGTAAAATCTCGCCGCGTTGGTGGCGCAAACTATCAGGTACCCCGTGAAGTTCGCGGTGACCGCCGTATGACGCTCGCGATGCGTTGGATCATCGCCGCATCACGCGCCAAAAAAGGCAAGCCGATCTCAAAGCGTCTTGCTGATGAATTTATGCTTGCATCAAAAAACGAAGGTACCGCCATCAAGAAAAAACTCGACACCCATCGTATGGCAGAAGCCAACAAGGCCTTTGCACACTTCGCGTGGTAA
- the rpsJ gene encoding 30S ribosomal protein S10, with protein MARAAEKTPTATKLRIRIRAYDNKVIDASVKQIVETARRYGGEIVGPVPLPTEIRKYTVNRSTFVHKNAREQFEMRVHKRIIDIKNPTPKIIDALTNLNLPAGVDVEVKM; from the coding sequence ATGGCACGAGCAGCAGAAAAAACTCCAACCGCGACCAAGCTCCGCATTCGCATCCGCGCGTATGACAACAAGGTCATCGACGCGTCGGTCAAGCAGATTGTAGAGACCGCGCGCAGGTATGGGGGCGAGATTGTAGGGCCGGTGCCGTTACCGACAGAAATCCGTAAGTACACGGTAAACCGCTCAACCTTCGTGCATAAAAATGCCCGTGAGCAGTTTGAGATGCGAGTGCATAAGCGCATCATCGATATCAAGAACCCAACGCCCAAGATCATCGATGCGCTTACCAACCTCAACCTTCCCGCCGGTGTTGATGTCGAAGTAAAGATGTAA